The window GCCGGATTTGCTTTGGCCCTGGCCAGCCCTGCCTTACTTGTAAAATCTCCCGGAACCGAGGCAGCCTTGAATCTCTTCAGTATCATCCTGGGCTGGCTCTACGCAGCCCTCATGGAAAGCTCTGCCAAACAGGCAACCCTCGGTAAAATGCTCCTGAAAATCAAGGTAACGGATTTGTCGGGAAACCCGATCTCGTTCGGCAAGGCCTCTGGACGGTATTTCGGCAAGATTGTTTCGTATATCCTCCTCGGAATCGGCTTTTTCATGGCTGGATGGACCGAGAAAAAGCAGGGCCTCCACGACAAGATGGCCGGGTGTCTGGTGGTCAATAGAGAGACCAAAGGACGCACGGTCTGGGTGGTCGTTGCTTTTTTTTTCATGATCCTGATTCCTGTCGGGGGTATTGTGGCCGCCGTTTCCATTCCAGCCTTGATGACCTATGAACCCCGCTCACAAGTGTCTGCCGTCGTGTTACAGCTTAACGCCACCAAAGCCCCTCTTGCCGCATGGTACGCAAGTCATGGACACTGGCCAAGAGAGGGCGTTGATATTCAAGCCACTGACCCGGGAAAATATCTGGAAAGCCTCGACCTGAGCCAATCCGGTCCCGATGCCACTACCCCCGACCTTGTGGTCACGGCAACCTTCAAGTCAGAAGGGGTTGCCGATGCTCTCAAAGGCAAGACCCTGCATCTATCCACTACCGATGGCGGCACGACCTGGAAGTGCAGTCGAGACCCGCAAGACGGTGTGGATGTCAGTTATCTACCTGTGGATTGTCGTTGACAAGAAGTGAATACTCAACATGACCGACCATGATGGCATCTATCATGAACTCTATTCAAATCCACACATGATGGCTGATCTGCTGCGGCAGTTTGTAACAGAACCGTGGATTCAGAATCTTGATTTGGCCAAAATGGAACCGGTCAAAACCAAATTTCACGTTCCTGGACTACCCAAACGAACCAGCGATGTGATCTGGCGGATTCCTGCCCGGTCGGAATCCGATGTCTACTTGCTCGTCTTGTTGGAGTTCCAGTCCAAATCAGACCAATGGATGGTCTTGAGGGTGGTCGTCTATATGTGCTTGTTGTGGCTGCAATTGCTGCACGAAAAACGCATTCCGGCCCAGGGACCACTTCCGCCGCTTTTCCCGGTAGTCCTCTACAACGGCGATACTCCCTGGCTGACACCCGTAAGTTTGCGGGATTTGATTGGCTTGCCAAATGATTCGCCACTTTGGAAATATCAACCGGATGCCAAGTTTTTCCTGATAGACGAAAACCGTTTTCCAATCGAGGATTTGCAACAGCGCGATTCATTGTCGGCATTGGTGTTCCTGGTTGAACAGTGCCGTTCCCCGGATGACTTGCCAACATTGACCGAAACCATCATAAAATGGCTCGAATTCCATCCGGAATTTGCCGAGTTGCGCCAATCCCTGGCCACCATGATCCTGAACGCCATGAATGTTCTGAGTGGCGACACTTCGTTGTCAACTGATCACCCAATTGATTTACTGAAGGTGCCGACCATGTTACAAACCAGAATGGAAGCCTGGAGAGATGCAAAATTAAAAGAGTACACTCAATTCGGCTGGATGGATGGTGTTCAGATCGGCGAGCTTAGAGGTCTCCATGAAGGTGAAAAAAAAGGCCGCCAAAAAGAAAGAGCCAGTGCCCTATTGCGCATCCTCAATCGTCGTTTTCCCAACCTGCCTGCCTGGGTCGAGCCAAAAATCCTCGCCGCCGACCTCCAGACCCTGGATGTTTGGATGGACCGGGCGTTGGACACCGACTCGTTGCAATGTGTTTTTGATGACACAATGGCCAATGAAATATTGTTATTATAATATACCGAATATTTAATTTGCATTGTATTGTGCTTAAAAAATTACACAAATGGGGGTAATACTCAAAGAATAAAGAACTTTTCCATCTATATATATCGCAGATGATTCGTAAGTATTTAAAATTTTATAAATCTAATTCATGTTATGTTAATTTTAACTTTTAATACTTTGTAAAATATATGGAAACTATACGTTTTAAAATAAAGTCAGCTCTTAATGTGTTAATAGAAGAAAAAAATGGTATTAAATTTCAACGTATTGCCATACATTGTCTTCGTTCAAAATGGCCATCATTGATAGCGGCTGCTGAATATAGCGATGCTGGGGAAGATGCATTAACGGTTACCAGCGAAGGAACAGACAAAACGATACGATCTTTATCTTGCTCTTTAACAGCAAAAAAATATAAACTAATCAATGATGCTAAACGAATCAGAAGTCATCGGTCTAATGTCCAAGAATATATCTTTGCTACACCAAAAATTGTCAATCGTCTAACGCAGATCAAATGGGAATCGGAGATTTTTGAAAAGTTTGGCTGGAAACTTATAGTAATAGAGCAAACAGAAATATTAAACATTTTGGAACGGCCAGAGTCTCAATTTATATGCAAACAATTTCTTGGATTAAATTTTCAATTATCCGAATTAATAAATGATATTTGCGACAGAACAAAAAGATGGGTGGAATATAATTATTTAGCCCGGGGAGGAACACTAATCAAGTATGATGATTTTTTGAAAATTAATAAATATCGTTCAAATTTAATAGTTGAACTCGGAAACAACGAAAATGCTTTTTTACTACGTTGCGCAATTCAGAATGGGATGGGTGGAGAATGGGGAAAATGGGTGCCTTACAACACAAACAACGAGAAAATCATCCTTCCGCTCATAGCATCTTTAGATTATTCATCTGGATGGAAACCTGCTTGGCGTTCTGCTTTCGTTCTTGAAAGATTATATAATATAAATATTTACCGAATAATTGAAAAAAATGCTATTAAATTATCAGACGATATAGCAACTAAATTTTTCATAGAAACAATATTTGACAACAACGTTGTGAAATTATTATTTTTAGAAACAGAAAACGGACAACACAAAAAAGATGCCATTTTGGTTAAACAAGAAATTGATTGTTTTTTTAATAATGAACAATAAACAAAAAGCATATTTGTGTAAAAATAGTCTATTCCACAAATAGATAATAAAAAAAACTCTGGAGAATAAGTTCTTCAAGCAAGTTACCTGCAACCTGAAGCTCTTTCGAGGCAAAAAAGGAGCCGTGTTCATTCATGGAAAACACCTCATTACAACAAAATCATCTGGATGTCCCCAGAAATGTGTTGATCACCGGTTGTGCCTCGGGTATCGGGCGGGCGGTGGCGTTGGGATTGAAGCAGAGAGGACATCGGGTTTTTGCCACGGTACGTAACCCGAAAGACGTGGAGGCCCTTGAAGCGGAACGCATCGAAACCCACCACCTGGACCTGCGCGATGCGGAATCCATGGATGCCACCCTGGATTGGGTGCTGACCCGGACCGGCGGAACCCTGGATGCCCTCTTCAACAATGGTGCCTATGCCCAGATCGGGGCTGTGGAAGACCTGCCGGTTGCGGCCTTGCGGGAACAGTTTGAGACCAACCTCTTCGGTACCCACGAACTGACCCGTCGGGTCATCCCCATCATGCGGCGACAGGGATTCGGGCGCATCATCCAGAACAGTTCGGTGCTGGGGTTTGTCGCCATGCCCTACCGGGGGGCCTATGTGGCGAGCAAATTTGCCCTGGAGGGATTGACCCATGCCTTGCGTCTGGAATTGCAGGGAAGCGGCATTCATGTCGCCCTGATCCAACCGGGTCCCATTCTCAGCCGGTTTCGTTTGAATTCTTTGCCATATTTTGAGCGTTATATCGACTTGGCGGCATCCCCCCACCGGGAGGTTTACCAGGGGGTGGCTGAGCGCTTGCGCACCGATGGGGCGGTCACGCGCTTTACCAAACCCCCGGAAGCCATCATCAAACATGTGGCCCATGCCCTGGAAAGTCCCAACCCCAAGGCCTGTTATCCGGTCACCTTTCCCACCCACCTTTTCGGCTGGTTGCTCCGGATCCTCTCCCGTCGCGCTATGGATCGAATATTGCGCATGGCGAATAAAGCCTGATTATGGATCCCGTGACATGCCGGCATGAATTGGCAATTGACCACCCAATTGATTTACTGAAGGTGCCGACCATGTTACAAACCAGAATGGAAGCCTGGAGGGATGCCAAATTAAAAGAATACTCTCAATTCGGCTGGATGGATGGTGTCCAGCTCGGCGAACTCAGAGGCATCCATAAAGGCCGCCAGGAAGAAAGATCCAGTGTCTTGCTGCGCATCCTCAACCGTCGCTTTCCCAACCTGCCTGCCTGGGTCGAGCCAAAAATCCTTGCTGCCGACCTCCAAACCCTGGATGTCTGGATGGATCGAGCGTTGGATACCGACTCGTTGCAACATGTATTTGATGACAAGGCATCCAACGAAGCACTGTGATTTCGGCAGGCTTACCGTCACACCCACCTTTTCGGCTGGTTGCTCCGAATCCTCTCCCGTCGCGCTTTGGATCGAATATTGCAGATGGCGAATAAAGCCTGATTATTGATCCCGTGACATGCCGCCTGGCCAGACTGGAAAACCTGGTCGAAAGCCGCAGGTCACATCCGCGACGGAGCCTATCGGCCATGATTCAAGAGGACCTGCTCGACAGCGACCACGACGACCTGCTCGATAACGATATGGAGCGTTTGCGGCTTCTGCTGCGCAAGTTTGCCCGGGAACGGGAGTGGGACCAGTTTCATACCCCAAAAAATCTGGCCATCTCCCTGGGCATTGAAAGTGCCGAAGTGATGGAACTGTTTCAGTGGTTGACCCCCGAGGAGAGTCAAACCCTTTCCGCCACCAAACAAGACGCCCTGGCCGACGAGATTGGCGATGTCATGATCTACCTCGTCATGCTTGCCGACAAGTTTCAAATGGACCCCCTGGCCGCAGCCCTGGCCAAGGTGGAAAAAAACAATGCCAAGTACCCGGCTGCCAAGGTGCGGGGTCAGGCCCGCAAATACAGCGAATACAGCAGCAGCAAGTGATGCAGGCCAGACCCATGCGCCGGGCAATTTCTTGACAAAACCCCACCTGAAATGAATTCAGGCCACCAGACCCATGCGCCGGGCAATCTCCTGATAGGCTTCCTCGACACCGC of the Magnetococcales bacterium genome contains:
- a CDS encoding RDD family protein yields the protein MFCAKCGIALPRNPRFCPECGEQNAAFTQSESPVSLTKPAMPEDNRARSASEPVSYAGFWIRLAATFYDSLIMFIPALIAGFALALASPALLVKSPGTEAALNLFSIILGWLYAALMESSAKQATLGKMLLKIKVTDLSGNPISFGKASGRYFGKIVSYILLGIGFFMAGWTEKKQGLHDKMAGCLVVNRETKGRTVWVVVAFFFMILIPVGGIVAAVSIPALMTYEPRSQVSAVVLQLNATKAPLAAWYASHGHWPREGVDIQATDPGKYLESLDLSQSGPDATTPDLVVTATFKSEGVADALKGKTLHLSTTDGGTTWKCSRDPQDGVDVSYLPVDCR
- a CDS encoding Rpn family recombination-promoting nuclease/putative transposase → MTDHDGIYHELYSNPHMMADLLRQFVTEPWIQNLDLAKMEPVKTKFHVPGLPKRTSDVIWRIPARSESDVYLLVLLEFQSKSDQWMVLRVVVYMCLLWLQLLHEKRIPAQGPLPPLFPVVLYNGDTPWLTPVSLRDLIGLPNDSPLWKYQPDAKFFLIDENRFPIEDLQQRDSLSALVFLVEQCRSPDDLPTLTETIIKWLEFHPEFAELRQSLATMILNAMNVLSGDTSLSTDHPIDLLKVPTMLQTRMEAWRDAKLKEYTQFGWMDGVQIGELRGLHEGEKKGRQKERASALLRILNRRFPNLPAWVEPKILAADLQTLDVWMDRALDTDSLQCVFDDTMANEILLL
- a CDS encoding SDR family NAD(P)-dependent oxidoreductase; the protein is MENTSLQQNHLDVPRNVLITGCASGIGRAVALGLKQRGHRVFATVRNPKDVEALEAERIETHHLDLRDAESMDATLDWVLTRTGGTLDALFNNGAYAQIGAVEDLPVAALREQFETNLFGTHELTRRVIPIMRRQGFGRIIQNSSVLGFVAMPYRGAYVASKFALEGLTHALRLELQGSGIHVALIQPGPILSRFRLNSLPYFERYIDLAASPHREVYQGVAERLRTDGAVTRFTKPPEAIIKHVAHALESPNPKACYPVTFPTHLFGWLLRILSRRAMDRILRMANKA
- a CDS encoding nucleotide pyrophosphohydrolase, producing MERLRLLLRKFAREREWDQFHTPKNLAISLGIESAEVMELFQWLTPEESQTLSATKQDALADEIGDVMIYLVMLADKFQMDPLAAALAKVEKNNAKYPAAKVRGQARKYSEYSSSK